A region of Rhinoraja longicauda isolate Sanriku21f chromosome 1, sRhiLon1.1, whole genome shotgun sequence DNA encodes the following proteins:
- the LOC144592864 gene encoding CCR4-NOT transcription complex subunit 7, with amino-acid sequence MPAATVDHSQRICEVWACNLDEEMKRMRQVIRKFNYVAMDTEFPGVVARPIGEFRSNADYQYQLLRCNVDLLKIIQLGLTFVNEQGEYPLGTSTWQFNFKFNLTEDMYAQDSIELLTTSGIQFKKHEEEGIDTMYFAEVLMTSGVVLCEGVKWLSFHSGYDFGYLIKILTNSNLPEEEPDFFEILRLFFPVIYDVKYLMKSCKNLKGGLQEVAEQLELERIGPQHQAGSDSLLTGMAFFKMREMFFEDHIDDAKYCGHLYGLGSGSSYVQNGTGNAYEEEANKQQP; translated from the exons ATGCCAGCAGCAACAGTAGATCACAGCCAAAGAATCTGTGAGGTATGGGCTTGTAACCTGGATGAAGAGATGAAGAGAATGCGCCAAGTAATTCGGAAATTCAACTATGTTGCGATG GACACAGAATTTCCGGGTGTTGTAGCACGGCCAATTGGCGAATTCAGAAGCAATGCAGACTATCAGTACCAACTGTTGCGCTGTAATGTGGATTTACTGAAGATTATACAGCTGGGGCTGACGTTTGTAAATGAACAGGGCGAGTACCCTCTAGGCACCTCTACATGgcaatttaatttcaaatttaaTCTCAC GGAGGACATGTATGCTCAAGACTCAATAGAGCTCCTTACAACATCTGGTATCCAGTTTAAAAAACATGAGGAGGAAGGAATTGATACAATGTATTTTGCAGAAGTTCTTATGACGTCTGGTGTGGTATTATGTGAAGGTGTCAAGTGGCTTTCATTCCACAG TGGGTATGACTTTGGCTACTTGATCAAAATACTTACCAATTCAAATCTACCTGAAGAAGAACCAGACTTCTTTGAAATCTTGAGGTTGTTCTTCCCTGTAATTTATGATGTGAAATACCTCATGAAAAGCTGCAAAAATCTCAAG GGTGGTTTGCAGGAAGTAGCTGAACAGTTGGAATTGGAGCGAATTGGGCCACAGCATCAAGCAGGATCAGATTCACTGTTAACAGGAATGGCCTTCTTCAAAATGCGAGAG ATGTTCTTTGAGGATCACATTGATGATGCCAAGTACTGCGGTCATCTGTATGGTCTTGGCTCTGGTTCATCATATGTTCAGAATGGCACGGGGAATGCATATGAAGAGGAAGCTAATAAACAACAGCCTTGA